From the genome of Equus przewalskii isolate Varuska chromosome 23, EquPr2, whole genome shotgun sequence:
GCTACACACAAGTGTCATTGGTCACAAGATTGTGTGAGGGAGCAGGTGGCTGGCTCAGGAAAACGGAAATACATGTAGTGGAAGAAGAACATCATCTCTGGACTGAAGGGCACCACACGAATCATCCCTTCCCTGTTAATTCCTTGCCTCCTTCCAGAAGGGCATCATAGTTATGGGGATCTATGTTCTGTATGGccaacatactaaaaaaaaaaaaaaatagtaaacacagggaaaaaaagtggctatttttcaaactttgaaaaaatCTCCATATTGAGAGTGGGTATCTGGTTAAAAAATGTGGTGAGGAATAATTTTACTGTGCTCTGGTGAGTTGAGGACAGAGCACCTGGCACACTGTTGTGGGTCACAGCAGAAAGCCCCTTGGGCCCCCTGGTTGCTCCCAGGCCACATCTAGGATGGGGAAAGCGGAGAGCTGGTCATAGTACATGGAAACTTCCTCAAGCCCAGAGTGAGGCCAGCTAATTGGGAGACACCCAAGGGCTCAGAAAATGGCCACCTGATAGCCATGGCTGCCTGCTTCTCCCTGGGGACATGAAGCCATCAAAAGAGCTTTGAGTGAGGCCTCTATCCCACAGATTCATCTGTCCCATACTGTAGGGTAGTGTTGCTAAATATCTCAAAGTACCTCAAGATTTTTGTTTGCCTTTCTTGAATACCATGAAGGGGAATATTTAGAGCAAGGGGCTTGTTTAAAATTCCCACCTTTCTCTCCTACCCACCTTGTTCACTCACCCCAGCTATTCCTGAGCCTCTCTCACCTCCAACACCCTGAAAAACCTCCTCCAGTGTCAGCTCTTGGAAGTCTCCCGgctgcctccctttcctcccagTTCTCCAACTCCAGAGCCAGAGGAGCTGTCCATCAAGACGGGGCCTCCCGGGAGGGCAGCGCTGGGGGAGGGCCGAGTGGGCCAAGCCAGAGAGGCTGAGCTCACTCTCCAGTCTGAGTTTCCCCTCAGGGCAGTGGTTCTTGGACGTTGGACTGCAGTGATGAGAAGCGGTTGCTAATGAGTATCTGTGTACCTCAGTGTTCACGGTGACTTTTCAAATCATCCCTTCAAAGCGCTTACACCTCTCATGGGGATTTTGACCCCTATTCATCTCTGAACATTAGGCACACGCCTGAGTCCACGTTCACAAATGGGAGCCCAAGGGAACAGTCCAGGTCTTTAGACAAGCTCAGCAGTGGCTCAGAAGTGGGTCAGACTGGTTTGAGCCAGGCACCCCAAGGTGTAAGACTGAGAAAGAATTTTgagtcagaaaaggaaagaagcgATGCCATCCTCGGGAGCCCCAAATGTCACAAACTGACAAACTTCTTGGGCAATATGGTTGTGGGTGTTGCCACGGTGTTTTCAGACATTGCATATTCTCAGAGAATGCTTCATGTCAGGCCCCACTTGGTttagaaactgatgatgacaCTAATTTGTACAGCCCTTGCTGGTGACACAATTTTTCTGCTGGGAAGTGTATTAGCTGAAGGCTTGGGAATAGGCTTATTGTAAAATCCTGAGCTCTTACAGCCCTTggcttctggtaaccaccatggGGAAATTTGGGCCCAGATACTGCCAAGCAAGAGCAGAATTGCTGTCACGGCATGAGAGTTGCAGTTGACCTTGAAATCAGCAATCATGTCCCAAGTCTGcatgaccttggaaaagtcactGTACCTCTCAGGATTTCAGTTTTCTCGCTGGTGAAAAGGGGTCTGCGTGTGGCTGTGACCTCCTGATGGCCTTTGCCTCcctctcatttctttccccaCTTAGTTCTCATGTCTGGTTCCTGGTACCCACATTAGCTTCTTTACCAGTCTTTGATCTTTTCCTCTGCCTCAGAGGCATCCTGGACCCTGAATCCTCCCAGACAGCCCCTCATCCCTGGATCAACCTCTCTTAAATGCCCCGATCAGGGCTTCTCAACACTGGCATTGTTGACATGTGGGGCCGGAcaattccttgttgtggggggctgtcctgtgctctgtaggatgctgagcagcatccctggcctcagcCCACCAGATGCAGTAGCATTGCCTTTCACTGTTGTCATAATCCTAACTGTCTCCAGATGCTCCAGATGTCCCCTGCAGACTGCCCAATCACCtgagttgagaatcactgtcctAGACAGGTTAATATCTGAGGCAGAACCGAGATTTGCAGTGATTCCATCACCTCTAATTTTTGGGTCTCTATTTTGTGACTCTGTCCTGGAAAATACCCAGAGCAGGCAGCAGGGTAACCTCAAACGTCCTGGGGCAGAGGATTCGAAACCCAGCAAGATTTGGGCTAACCTGATCATCTCTTCGGAAATCACAAAAGGTCTAGTGGCCGCTGCTTATTTTTCCCAGGTGTTAAGTCCAGATCATTTCTTCTCGGTGTGGAGTGGGTCTTCCTCgttcccctctgctccctctcagTGTTCTCtcacctccccttcctctcctcccagctcctccttgTATTTTCGTTGAACTGGTCTCACCTGAAGGAGATTTCgacttctctcctttttattcctCAGCTCGATAAAAGTCCCTCAGCAGATTGATGAGTAAAACTTAAATTCCAGGAGAGAAAGTCCCTACAGATAAGGCCGACGAGGGGCCTACTGGGTGACCTGTGCCAGCAGCCCGGGGCCTCTCTGAACTGGGGTTTGGGGAAAGCATGGTCCCTTGGGAAGGCTTTAGGCTACATGGCCCTCATGGAGTCCAGAGATAAAGCTCAGAAGCTCACAGTGGCTTGCCACACAATTCAGTAAATACAGAAAGGCAGTCTGGAACATTCTGCCACAGGAAGAGAATTTCCTATTCTTTGGAATCCAATTGACATGTTAGCTCATTGGAACCATTCAAATCTATTCTCCCTTTTCCTTGGAGGTGAAGAGCATTTCCAGTTGCAgggtggggagtgtgtgtgtgtgtacgcgcTACACAGAGCTTCAGCCTCTCTCACTCCTCTGCCGCAGGCGGGCTTCCTGTGCTGCCTAGGCCTCCAGCCCCATCCTTCCATGCAGACCCTCCCCTtgcccctggagggcttgttgcTGGTTTGTAGGTGGAATTGTGACTCTGGGACTAGAGCTTGTCAGAGGCTGGAGGAAAGCATTAGGAGTTGGGATGCTCGGCCTGGAGGAGGGCTGCAGGCAGAATGGGGCCAGCGCACTCCTGATGCCAGATTGACCCAGGATGGTCTGCGTGGAGAAGCTGGGAGCCCTGCTGCCTTGGAGGGTATTCCACACCACCCCGAGAGCCTACTGAGGcattggggggtggggaggcagaggcagaggcaaggCTCAGATGGCCTCTGAAGAGCCCCTTGTTCTGAGACAGCGGAAGGTGCCTGGAGGATAGATGCACATAGAGGCTGGCACTGGGGCCTGTCAGGCGGAGGTACAGGAGAGGGTAGCAGAGGCCCCTAGGTCCTATGTATTTCTGATCTTTGGGGAGAGACCTTATTTAATATAAGTAAGATAGAATATGATACCAGACAGTTTAGAACACAGAATGAGAGATGGGGTTCCATCAGGTGCTATGATCAGGGAAGCCTTCTTGGAGGTGGTGGGCTTGAGCTGGGCCcacacagaaaagaaggaaggcagtTCAGTTGAGGAGAACAGCATTAGCAAAAGGGCAGAGTTGAGAATTTGCTTGTGCCTTCAGGGCCTGTAAGAAGATCAGACTTTTTTGGTGATATTTCTTAAACAATACCAGTAAGAGAAAAGATGTAATGGATAATAAGCGTGGGTCCCTAATTCCGGAAATGCGTGGTGTGCATGGTACAACAAAGCCTAACCATGTGAATCAATctaaaaatgattgaaaacaaCATTTCAGCAAGGTTTAAATGAGATTGTCACTTTAAGAGGGTCTCTATTGGTGTACCAGAGGGCTCTGCTCTTGGCCAGGTATTGTAGAACTTATTAATGACTtggatgaagagaaagaagacctGCTTATCAAGTTAGTGCACAGCTTATAGCTGTGTGGTATCACTAATCCATGAGCTGACACAATCAAGACTCGAAAAGATTTTGCTGGGCTGGAAGATGCCTAAGCAAACAGGGTGGAATTCAGTAGAGTGTAAAGCCTGCCCTTAAGCTTCGAAACATCCATCATAGTCCAAGTACAGACAGGGAAGCAGCAGGCGCAGACGAAGCTTGCACTTCTCTGCAAGCTCAGGGAAAATCCCCAGAGCGAGGTGGCTGTGGGCTTGGGTGCAGAGCCCACACATCTGTCGTCTGCACAGTCAGGCCATCCCCGGGATCATGCGCTACGTTTTGGGAATGATATTTTCTCAGAGCTCCGGGCAAATTGGAGCATGTGTTGGGGATGGCTTCCGTGAGGGCAAAGGGACCAGAGGTCCTAAAACCCAAGGAACTCAGAGGACCTGAGACAGCTGAGCTCAGAGGACACCTAAAGGGAGGTGGTATGGGCCTGTCTCCTAATGTTTCAAGAACTGTGATGTCGAAAAGTATTCATTTACTCTATGTGGTCCATAACTGGAAGCAAGCCCAACAGGTGGGTTTGAAGGAGAGAGATTTTGGATTAGTACAAAGAGGAGCTTTCTAGGAGAGCAGCTCAGAAATGGCAAGGACTGTCCTTTCAAGGAGAGTGTGCCCAGCATGAGTTGGATGTTGGAGCTAAAATTACATAGGGAAGGTTTCTGCATTGTGCGGCTTGGACTAAGGGGTTTCCATGATCCCTTCCAGTTCTAAGGCTCTATAAACTCTGATATAGTGGAAGCTTAACAGATGAATGTTGGAGCAAAATCAAGGCGAGgggtattttcattcatttactcagcactccacaaatgtttgttatatgttctaggcactgttccAAGAGCTGGGGTTGTGGCAGAGACCTTTAGAAAGCAGAAcagcagtgggaggagggggagctgaCTGCAGAGGGGACGCGGGAACTTTTCAGCGATGGAAACGTTCTATGTCTTGATCAATAGAGTTGTTTACGTtcgtcaaaactcattgaattatacacttaaagtAGATCTGTTTTAtctaaattacacctcaataaagttgattcgAAAATCAAAGTCCTCATGAACCTTTTCATCCTGGCGGGAGGAGAGAGGCATTAAGCAAAGGCACACGTGAGTGGCGGAGGCGGGCACGGTGGACCGGAAGGCTTTCCTGGGAAGGAGACAAGCATCTCGGCCCTGGTGAGATGTGCCGGGAGGACAGAGGAAGGGAATGTGGTTTCAGAAACAGTTTTGCCCATTCTGTCTTCCCCAGGAGTATGAGTGCCTGGAGCAAGAAAACACAGTGCTGCGGAGAGAGATCGGGAAGCTGACGGAGGAGCTGAAGCACCTGAGTGAGGCGCTGAAGGAGCACGAGAAGATGTGCCCGCTGCTGCTGTGCCCTATGAACTTTGTGCCCGTGCCTCGGCCGGACCCCGTGGCCGGCTGCCTGCCCCGATGAAGCCCAAGGACCGTCCTCCTCCGCCCAGCAAGGAACCTTGGTCTTTTCCACACCCTTACATCTATGTATAGGGGGACCTGTGGCAGGGCCACCTCCTCGGAGCTCCGGCCGTGTCCTCAGCTGACTGGGCTCAGCCGGACGCTCCCGCAGGCGCCTGACTCTCAGAGCCTTGAGCGGATCCAGGGAGGGTGACCACCCTCAGGAGTCGCTTCTCATCCACTTTGGCAGCTAGTAGGTTCCGCTGTTATGCAGAATCACTTCCTCTAGAATTTGGATAATAAAGATGGTTGTTATCATCTCTCCTTTTGCCAAGTTCTTGGAATTTAGAGGCACAATACATTCCCTCTTCCTGAAGAGGTCATCTTCTGTGTTTTTGCTTCTCATAGGTCTTGCTTACCCCTCCTCGTCGTCTCCCCTCATTCATCTTTGGGGGACTGCAGAGCAAAGGCCCATGGGACTTCCCTGCCACCCCAGCTGGGTCTCGAAGGGGCATACTGGGAGTgacttgttctttcctttgtttttttaagattggccctgagctaacatctgttgccaatcttttcttttttttcttctttttctcctcaaagccccctcagtacatagttgtatattctggtccTTCCAGTTCtaccatgtgggatgccgcctcagcatggcttgatgaacggtgctaggtccgcgcccaggatccgaacctgcgaaaccctgggctaccgaatcggagcacaaacttaaccactgggccacccgGCCAGCGCCTGTGCTTGTCTTATGCTTTGCGTAGCCCTCCATCTTGGTCAATTCTCCCACCCATACTGGACCATCATAGAAGATTTTCGATTCCAGGCTGGTTTTCCCAACTGCTGTGTACACTCCCGGGTCACCTCCCCATTCCATAAGTAGGCATAGGATCAGGGgacaaattttctttatattagtCTGAAGCACAATTGAATGGGGGAATCTGTCTCCTTGTTTAAACAAACATTTGGGTAGATGAGGAGAGGAGAGCAATTTCCTTTCAAAAGTCCCATCCAACTGTATTCTTTAAGGAAAAGCAGAACCAAGCCAAGTTGATGGTGGCCCCAGCGAGAAAAGCAGAATGGGAGagcactccccattcctctccaattctctttttccttggaaCAAAGGAGTTCTGGAGGGTGGAGCCATCGCATCCTAAAGGAAACAAGAAAcgggaacagaaaggaaaagtgcTTTGTTGTAAATGTacatgttaaaaaagaagaaaggaaaaaataaagaaatagaatgcaGCCCCTCCCAGGGGTGATGGAATTGCTTTTGGCTACTCCCACAAGCCTCCTGTTGAaggctccctctgcctgccagAGCTCTGCCTGGTCCCTAACTCTGCAGGCTGACGGGGGCAAGATTTCCCTCCTGTGAGGCATTGAGGCATCGGAAGGCCGCTGCTAGAGAGCAGGGCTAATGCCTGCAGGCAGTATGAAGCCAAAGCTTCCAGAATGCAGCCGcctggggggggggagggggcggggggatggTGGAATTATATAGCAcaagagactttatttttttgaggaagatgagccctgagctaactctttttgctgaggaagactggccctgagctaacatctgtgcccatcttcctctactttatacgtgggacgcctaccacagcatagcttttgccaagtggtccatacctgggatccgggccagcaaaccctgggccactgagaagcggaacgtgcaaacttaactgctgcgccaccgggccggccccctgcacGAGAGACTTTAAAATCATCCAGCCTGACTCcttcactttgcagatgagaggTGCATCAGGGGCAAGAGAGTTGCTCAAGGTCATCCATGGGCCCATAGCAGAACCAGGTTGCCACCCCAGGTGGTCTGACTCGTGATCTGCTGTAGAATTGATAGCCAGGCTGAAGCCGTGCCACAGGGGGAGTTACGACAGGGTCCTGCTCAGCTGACGTCTAAATGTGGCATGACCCCCTGTCAGCACCTCACAAGGCTGGCCAGGACTACACAGTCCAGACGAGCAGACCGTCCACGAAGGCTAGACTCAGAGCCACGTTCCAGAGGCTTGGGTGGCTGTGAGTATGAACACACAACGTGTGTGCCTCATACCTGCAGGCATCGTGCTGCTGTCGTCTTTCAACCCCAGCACTTCTGTCCCCAAAGGGAGCGCTTTGCACTCTGGCTGAGTCTCCGCCTGATCCTGCAGTACTTCCGTGTTCTCCTGGCTTCAGACCTCTCTAGCTGTCCTGACTGCTCATCTGTCTGACACTTAATGTCACTGCTGTTCATCTGGCTGCTCCCCCACTCCACTGCTAATCACAGGGTGTCCATGCCTGCTGGCCCCCCTGGCCTGAGCCCCCTGGCTCCACACAATAATTCAGGGAACACCCTCCCATTTAGGTGCTCTGTGCCCCCTTTCTTGGAGTCCCCCTGGATCCTCTACTCTGGCTGGGAGTCTCCGGAGGAGGGGTCCATGGAGGGTGATGGGGCGGGCTGTGTCTTGGAGATGATAGTGTATCATTTTCTGCCACAGTCTGCAGACCAGACCTCAAACACAGAGCGTCATCCAGCTatagggaggctgggaaatgaaaTTAACCATGTGCCCAGGAGGTGGAGGAACTGGGTTTGGTGAATATCTGTCAGTGTCTGCCATAAGAAGACCTGGCTTTTGCTCCCACTGTCTCACTGAAATGGTCCCTTAGAGGGGATGTCCCCAGTAAGCCCCAGATGCTAAACCAAATGGGCGAGTCTCAGGttttatcttcctctgcttcccaaCAGCCTATGACACTGGCTTCTGCTTGTCTTCCTCTCTCTACTGCTTCTCAGTATAAAGGGGCTCCTCTTCTTGGGGCCTCAGTCCTCACCTATCCCTGGGCTGATAGCTCCCAcatctgtgcctggaatccagCTCTCTCTCCTGAGGGCAGACTTGTCTACAGTTGCCCATCACGTGTCTCTGAGAGGACATCTCACAAGCATATCCCACTTACCATGTTCAAAGCTGTGCTCAAATCTCATTGTATGCCCTTCAAACATGCTTCCAATCTGTTTTTACCTGTTTAATAAGGGGCTCCATCATCCACCTGCACAGCATCATATTTGACTCCTCCAAGCCCTTCAGTTCTTCTTCTCAAAAATCTTGCAGATCCAGCCACTTGGCTCCAATGTGCTAATTGCCTTATCTGCTATCAAGCACTCTATTCAGATTAGCTGCTCATCACAAGGGGTTTCCTCCATAAACTGTGTATTCATTGAGGTTGAGCTCACGTTTAGGGAGAGTTAGGCCTCCACTTTTGATGTCAAAACAGTACATTTGGAGTCAGGGAACCAAAACTAGGGTAGCCCAGGGTGGTGAGTCATGGTGCTGGGGCCAAGAGAACTGGAGACGTGACGAGAGTTCTGAAAATCAAATGTACCCTGTGCCTGGCTGCTAAGAACATTCTTATCAAGATTCTAGTAACATGAGGGGCTGTCTTAGCTCCCCAACTCCTACTCTGAAAAAGTAGAAATTCTGTGTAAATCTGAGAAACTATATTATTCCTGGAGGGACAACCGTGTGAATACAATGGCAACAGTTTGCGTACAACCAGGCAATGCAGATCCCTAGCAACTTGTCTGCATTAAGTCTGAGAGTGACTGTTTTTTGGgctgaggggaggaaggcaggctgagAAAGGAAGGCCCCTTCGGCATAGAAAGTGTCAAAGACGAGGAAGCCCTTCCTTCCCACCCACGCAGCCACACCACTTCCTGTCCGCAATCCCGCCCGGTATTGCACCAGCCCAGCCTTGAAACCTGGGGTTTCCATCACTGCACCAGGCCCCAATTTTGGCCCCAAATTTTGGTTGAGAATGATGACTCTCACGGTCAGGAAAGCGAGACACCCAAAagcccctctcctctttcccatcAATACTAGGGTTTCCACAGTCCTGGTGTACTTACCCAGGCTGCGGGCCCTGCCCTAGCAGGAGCTAGAAGAAAAGGGGCAGCCCCAAATGTCACTGACACATCTTCCCTCTCATGATATCCAGGAAGTCCTGACAGAGTCATCCATGCTACGGCAAGAAGGCTTGTCACAGAATGCcagggagcagaaagaaggaagaatggagaggaggaaggaagggaaggagaaagagaaggaaaaaaggagagggaaggaggaagggaagagagtgaTGGGGATCCTTGAGCTCTGAACTAAACCGTCCCTGCTTCTGGGGAAGTTACACTGAATCCCCAGGAGGGTATGCTGTTGGAAGCCCCCTAATAATGACACATAACTTGAGGTGTCAGAGTGGAGCTGGCCAAGGCCAGAGTCTCTGAAAACTGCTCTATGGTTGGAGTCAAGGGACCGTTCCTCAATTGCCCACTTGGAAATTGACCACCTTGATGAAATTGTCCCCTCCATCTATTCGGGAACACAAGAGATCAATGTAGTCACCACTGTTGCCATGGACATCGTCACCGTTAGCATGACCCACAGTGAAAGTCTGTATTCAGCATGTGCCAGTGTGTTTGGCATGACATGCTTGAAGAACTGGTGTCCTAAGTCTGGGGCTGTGTTCAGGGCAGACTTTGCCCCTGGAGACAGCTCACCTGCTCATTTGAGTGTTCTAGCATGACCTTTTCTGGTACGATATTCTTAAGAAGATCAGAAACGTCATCACAGATCAGACCAAAGGCCACAAGCCCAGAAGTCCAACACAACACGGGGGAAGCATGAGGGAGAGTCCGGTGTTTGCATTCTAAGACACCATCCCGAAAGGCCAGAGTTGTTCTTGGAACTTCCCTGATTTTCCTTAATAACACactatttatctatccatccacttaTCCAGACTCTTCTTGAACTGGGTTAAGTTCTCAGTCACCTTGTGCCGGGCATCAGCTTCTGCCCCGCTCTGAAACCACCCTCAGCGCTATCTGAATCCAGGGTGACTCGTCCATGAGCCGAGCAGGTGCCCTCGCCCGGGGGCATGGAGAGTGGGCCTGTTTTCCCAGCATCCCTGTGCTCACCGAGCTTCCTCAACAGCCTTTCCTCTAACCCAGTGGCAAGGCAAAAAAGTACCTTCCAAAATGTCACAAACCCACAGGGCTCAATTCGCCAGGCAGTACTTTTTGATATTGAGAAAGTAAAAGAGTTGGAGAAACAGCAGTGGTGGCCAGCTCCTGAcgcaaaagaagggaaagaaccagggccggcccggtggcacagcagttaagtccgcacgttccgctttgggggcccggggttctccggtttggatcccgggtgcggacatggcactgcttggcaagccatgctgtggtaggcatcccacgtatgaagtagaggaagatggacatggatgtgagctcagggccagtcttcctcagaaaaagaggaggattggcagcagttagctcagggctaatcttcctcaaaaaaaaaaaaaaaaaaaggaaggtaaaGAACCAATGAATGCACCGCACTGCAGTTCTTGAACTGTTGCAGTGAAATTGCAAATTATTAGTTAATTATTACTAAAGTTTATTTGTAgttacttattttaattaatttattattgcaTACACCaatacatttatttgtaaaaataattaatgaaatatttatttaaaagtaataagataattattaataattattattactaactTATGAATTAGCTATTGTCAAAAGAATTAGTAGTTAAGTACCCATTGTGTGTATGGGGGTGTGGGCAGGACCAGCAAGGGAAAGATGCTCCCTGCACACATCCTAAAGGGCTGCCTTATCATACAACTTCTGAAATCTCACCGTCAGACCTCAGTTTGAGCAGAGGAAAATCTAATGATTTTCTCCATCTGGTTCAAACGGAATACCTCTGCTTAGATTGTACGTAACTACAGGACAGGAATCATGTTTTATCTATCCATATATTCCTGGTTGCTTAACAAGGGgcctagcacatggtaagcaATAAAAATATCCGTTTGAACAATTGATTGAATGAACGGCTCCTCCTTGCCTAGTCTTCACATCAATTAAGCCCTCAACCTCATTCCAACTCCcagtgggggatcagaattggccaccccaaaatgtgtctctttgcctggattatttttaagaacaaaagactctgaatgaaactttgaccttcccccaatggtctaaaagaatttaagatgaaagttctgtccccaggacaggccatcaccatagataactctgggcaTTGGTAAACTGTGAGGGTTCTtactaagcccactcttatcaaagttctttttaccaaacatttgcttttccattttcatgagaattgccttcctcccctttgaaatcccaaaccactacccccaacatcctcctttgtctttggctgaaggtgatatttaaggtggcggctttggccattctggcgagttgctcagttttcctgggtttctcccgtgtatacatgttataaagccttgttcgattttctcctgttattctgtctcacatcaatttaattcttaggccagccagaaggacctagaaggtagaggaatgtcttcctcctctacacccCCCAAATCacttaatgttattttatttgtgatGTAAGTTTCTCATTGTTGTTTCCCTCTTCTAAGAGCATGGCCCTAAACTACCTCCTTTCTTCCTATAATTCTTCATCTGGGTTGGTCTGCCTGCTGTAAATTAGGAATTCCCATAAATCAGCAGTAAAGTTGCTTCATAAAGGCCTTGTAACAATAATGTTGAAAGTGACAATAGGTTGATGATGATGAAAGTGGAGGAGTGGGGCAGAAATACACACAGGGAACAAATCTCTTTAGCTGTTATCTTTAGTTTTATTCAGATGTAAATATAGTTATTCTATTGTTTTTCAACAATCATTACTACTTCTTTAATATTTGCTTAGGGTTGCTTAACTTACCAGGTGCGCAGAGAGGAGTTGGCTACACAAATACCTGAGCCCCTGgcctggagggaaaaaaggaagaaatttagcAGATTGGTCTTCTAGGGAAAAAGTTCCAGGGAAAACTATGCATTGTCTAGGGGAGAGTCCTCAGTTTATCCAATTATCTTTCAATGTTTAAGTGATTTGACAACTCAGGAAATTGTAGCTAATTGATAACAAtgcaaaataattcttatctatAGATATGCAAATTATGTCCTATACTTAGACAAtttgctttcctccctccctcgaAAAACCAGTTTGCTTTCGTTTGCTCATTCATTTCGATATTTCAAATCTGTAAATCTGCCTGTTTTTTGGATTCTCTTTTGAACTGCTTATAATTGCTCAGCTCCACCATTGATTAATCTGCTAATTGCATATCTGAGTAAGAgccatgattttgtctttttttttgaggtttatcTTACACAGGGTCAAACGATCCTAGTATTGTTGAAAGATGTTCACCTCCTGTGGACAGAGACACTGAGAAAACAGGCAGTATATTGACTTTGACTGTCATCCCCAAGGAGAGGTCTTCAGGACGCTTCTCCTCGTCTGCTGTCCTGGGCTGTGTTGTCCCGAATCAGGTCCTCAGAtttgctgttccttctccttAATTTTTCTCCAACTCCTAAGCAACCTTTACGTCA
Proteins encoded in this window:
- the BATF3 gene encoding basic leucine zipper transcriptional factor ATF-like 3, encoding MSQGLPAAGSVLQRSVAAPGNQPHPQSPEDDDRKVRRREKNRVAAQRSRKKQTQKADKLHEEYECLEQENTVLRREIGKLTEELKHLSEALKEHEKMCPLLLCPMNFVPVPRPDPVAGCLPR